GTTCACTTTTCTATTCACATAGCTCACACAGTTTTACATCCTTGTTAGATACCTTCTAACTCAAAGGAGCATTCTACGAAGCTGAGGTGGTTGGCCTTTGGACCAAGGTTTACTGCTCATACCAATAAAGGTTTTGTCATTAACGGGAACCGATTTCACATACAATCCGTTAAGCGAAAGACTCAGAATAGTGGAGTCACTTACGAAGCTTTCAGCATGTGTAGATCTTCTGCAAGAGATACAAGACATACAGCCGATATGGTCACATATTATGGAGTGATAACAGAGATCATTCTTCTCGATTACCACATGTTCAGCGTTCCTTTATTCAAGTGTAATTGGGCGAACAGAGGCTACGGTGTTAAGGAAGAAGATGGTTTCACCCTTGTCAATCTTCATGTCAACCAAACGCCATATTTACAAGATCCATACATTCTACCATCACAAGCAAAACAGGTATTTTACTctagagaagatgaagaatcgCCTTGGTATGTTGTTATGAGAGCACCACCGAGAGGATATCATGAACTCGAGACAGAGGAAGACGTTGTCGGAGCACCATTACTCGCACAGGAATTTGATGATACAGAGCAATTGTCTGATGATGAAAGTTTTTGTGTTAGAGATGATTGTGATGGAATTATAGTTgctgattgattttttttgcatgGAAAATTTGTGagaattgaatatattttttattttcgaatattttaattttcttcgaattttaattagaattaatttttattttacattttttgattctctattattttaaaatcaaaatattaaataaaatttgttataaacaaaatgaaaca
Above is a genomic segment from Brassica napus cultivar Da-Ae unplaced genomic scaffold, Da-Ae ScsIHWf_1154;HRSCAF=1641, whole genome shotgun sequence containing:
- the LOC125596221 gene encoding uncharacterized protein LOC125596221, which gives rise to MVLEGRPLQKGTELILSEKDRDIAHRYVLMNMAIMDPYVEKHLQELQDNDVRLATNETLLWKHHTQQFAEWVKNKIPSNSKEHSTKLRWLAFGPRFTAHTNKGFVINGNRFHIQSVKRKTQNSGVTYEAFSMCRSSARDTRHTADMVTYYGVITEIILLDYHMFSVPLFKCNWANRGYGVKEEDGFTLVNLHVNQTPYLQDPYILPSQAKQVFYSREDEESPWYVVMRAPPRGYHELETEEDVVGAPLLAQEFDDTEQLSDDESFCVRDDCDGIIVAD